In Cryptococcus gattii WM276 chromosome A, complete sequence, one genomic interval encodes:
- a CDS encoding Hypothetical protein (Similar to TIGR gene model, INSD accession AAW41291.1; CNA07600), producing MGNYRPLESKTEDIPARGMLNDEYWSTFTFNSDDYELGPVIGFGASSTVYSALFTPPNTQSSTSPSASSTPADFYQSDSNPTPQSRHTFPAPGTSRKPHLSITLPAPSSLPTALVSGALEQGTSSHSQGDRPCAIKVSSSHPDVEQLFKEIRLLALCKHPNVLRILATFTLPPDYQRIALVTPLISGGSLAGILDWRSRLATTPKSNHTFKFGIGHKRKEEEDGHTGLEEEEIKAIAKQVLEGLKYLHERGYIHRDLKAGNLLVDDDGTILLADLGVGGDMNLPPSPISKKSRRTGVEEIRFEPTMVNRLGPGKAASMMPTEEDWGRRKSFVGTPNWMAPEVILGRRYDSKADIWSLGITILELAYGTVPGSKIKSKDILTRIITEPPPTLDRMGKFSRHMREFVDTCLVREPDGRPTSAQLLEHCWLKGAKKKNFLAQSLLDGVPHLAQRQELRRIPTVSSFVSRTSSWDFPTLSRPSSPIKSSLHNPLARSPSIISYKGDYFASHTHSRSSSFSVLPSSPRVSLRQWAERSASVEGEYTVGLGIRTGSEKGKTRSSSVAPAYSARKTTSFDLPRPTSTSSSSRFIDGASSMRRGRELGAMRSEDSAAQDDERTMAPMSPLMEVGKTEAHPTEIPPLNLNEGFAGLEIRSHGLEMHSSSQPLPARPDDPESIPPVEIPKEISTENDNGAAAPEIMRMSETREDTSSITRQTEYPNTGASTTDPFSGTETLLARISSRITNSDHSEKRNWLNRRSSVKKAEKMSIATSVHEKDKSGLGNGPAPEHSRSHSIGRTGSWGAVFDKMTGKKGEYNPIN from the exons ATGGGAAATTACCGTCCGCTAGAGAGCAAAACAGAAGACATTCCAGCTCGAGGAATGCTGAACGACGAGTACTGGTCCACTTTTACCTTCAACTCGGACGACTATGAGTTGGGTCCGGTCATTG GCTTTGGGGCTTCGTCAACTGTTTATTCAGCCCTGTTTACCCCGCCCAATACTCAGTCTTCAACATCACCGAGTGCATCTTCAACTCCTGCCGATTTCTACCAATCAGATTCGAATCCAACACCTCAGTCAAGACACACTTTTCCTGCCCCTGGGACTTCTCGGAAACCTCATCTAAGTATTACTTTGCCAGCACCTTCTTCTCTACCCACTGCACTGGTGTCAGGAGCGCTGGAGCAAGGGACATCGTCACATTCTCAGGGGGATAGGCCTTGCGCTATTAAAGTATCGAGTTCCCACCCGGATGTGGAACAGTTATTTAAAGAGATAAGATTGCTAGCTCTCTGCAAGCACCCCAATGTCCTTCG AATCTTGGCTACATTTACCCTACCCCCAGACTACCAGCGCATCGCTCTTGTAACTCCTCTCATATCAGGCGGATCTCTAGCTGGTATTCTTGATTGGCGCTCTAGATTAGCAACGACCCCTAAAAGTAATCACACCTTCAAGTTCGGCATTGGGCATAAAAgaaaggaggaggaagacggGCATACAGGGCtagaagaggaagagataAAAGCGATCGCAAAACAAGTGCTCGAGGGGTTGAAGTATCTTCATGAGAGAGGATACATACAT AGAGATCTCAAAGCCGGTAATCTCTTAGTAGATGACGATGGCACCATCCTGTTGGCAGACCTAGGCGTGGGCGGGGACATGAACCTTCCTCCTTCGCCAATATCCAAAAAATCTCGGAGAACAGGAGTTGAAGAGATCAGGTTTGAACCTACAATGGTAAATAGGCTAGGACCCGGGAAAGCAGCATCGATGATGCCAACGGAAGAGGATTGGGGTAGGAGAAAGAGCTTTGTAGGCACA CCCAACTGGATGGCACCAGAAGTAATTCTGGGCAGAAGGTATGACAGCAAGGCGGATATATGGAGTTTAGGAATTACTATCCTCGAACTGGCTTATGGGACTGTCCCAGGATCGAAAATTAAGAGCAAAGATATTTTAACAAGAATCATAACTGAACCTCCGCCGACGTTGGACAGGATGGGAAAGTTTAGCAGACATATGAGGGAGTTTGTGGATACCTGTCTTGTGAGAGAGCCGGACGGAAG ACCGACTTCTGCGCAGCTACTGGAGCACTGCTGGCTTAAAGGGgccaaaaaaaagaatTTTCTGGCTCAGTCTCTTCTTG ATGGTGTCCCCCACCTTGCACAACGGCAGGAGCTTC GTCGAATACCCACTGTATCCTCCTTTGTCTCCCGCACATCATCTTGGGATTTTCCTACGCTGTCCCGTCCTTCATCTCCTATAAAATCTTCGTTACATAACCCCTTGGCCCGCTCACCGTCGATCATCTCGTACAAAGGCGATTACTTTGCGTCTCACACTCATTCTCGCAGCTCATCGTTTAGCGTCTTGCCATCATCCCCAAGAGTATCTTTGAGACAATGGGCTGAAAGATCTGCTTCCGTTGAAGGCGAATATACAGTCGGCCTTGGAATAAGGACCGGAAGCGAGAAGGGTAAAACTAGGTCATCCTCAGTAGCTCCTGCGTACAGCGCGCGGAAGACAACGTCATTTGATCTTCCGCGCCCAACGTCGACATCATCGTCCTCAAGGTTCATTGACGGTGCATCATCGATGAGAAGAGGTAGAGAGCTGGGGGCGATGAGGTCGGAGGATAGCGCGGCGCAAGATGATGAGAGGACGATGGCGCCAATGAGCCCGCTAATGGAAGTGGGTAAGACCGAGGCGCATCCTACGGAGATACCGCCTTTAAATCTGAATGAGGGTTTCGCGGGCTTGGAGATTAGGAGCCACGGCCTCGAAATGCACAGCTCCTCTCAACCGCTGCCCGCACGGCCAGATGATCCGGAAAGTATTCCTCCTGTAGAAATTCCTAAAGAAATCTCCACTGAGAATGATAACGGCGCTGCAGCGCCAGAAATTATGAGAATGTCAGAAACAAGGGAAGACACTTCAAGCATCACAAGGCAAACCGAGTATCCAAACACTGGTGCCTCCACTACCGACCCTTTTTCTGGAACCGAAACCCTTTTGGCCAGAATATCGTCACGGATAACCAACTCTGATCACAGCGAAAAACGCAATTGGCTCAATAGGCGGTCCAGCGTGAAAAAAGCCGAGAAGATGTCCATAGCGACTTCTGTTCACGAGAAAGATAAAAGTGGCTTGGGTAATGGACCGGCACCGGAGCATTCGCGTTCGCATTCGATAGGAAGGACTGGATCATGGGGAGCAGTTTTTGATAAGATGACTGGGAAGAAAGGCGAGTACAACCCGATAAATTAG
- a CDS encoding Sm-like protein, putative (Similar to TIGR gene model, INSD accession AAW41290.1) — protein MDAVVDSQIQEPLDLVKLALGERVLIKLRGDRIVTGILHAYDAHMNVVVSQAEESIHIIDVTEEGQPLPPRTERRNAEMLFVRGDGVILLSPAEQ, from the exons ATGGACGCTGTGGTCGACTCCCAAATTCAAGAGCCTCTGGACCTCGTCAAGCTCGCTCTCGGAGA GCGTGTTTTGATTAAGCTTCGAGGTGACCGAATAGTCACTGGTATTCTTCAC GCCTATGACGCCCACATGAACGTTGTCGTCTCTCAAGCAGAGGAATCAATCCACATTATTGACGTGACTGAAGAAGGGCAGCCCTTACCACCTAGGACAGAGAGACGGAATGCGGAGATGTTGTTCGTTCGAGGAGACGGTGTGATTCTC CTTTCACCAGCAGAGCAATAA
- a CDS encoding Hypothetical protein (Similar to TIGR gene model, INSD accession AAW41289.1; CNA07580) yields the protein MSRRREAAELARALQLSTQQAQTISKASPQFFSSSDTSGATQESKEMELRPVNPTEDSATQQVFPLRPDMSGEIMPPPNLVPATVETIEAGTSSGAKHFTYPSEIGTFTPSNGNPDTSILVSCTHSNNTPTTNTTSSSKTLPPSSLPPHLQPASDGSYSSPAPFAPHYVQGSFSNNDSHPSHVSSTEVSSNRPLFSPTQLQSSVLPESSAELPTKKVKTYGKSSHAAPLSPNNRLNDGLTAPTGISLSSPHAARPQDKGKPTIFSSDGEDGGPFARLGGSAPGASGSAGLRRSSQSPLKHANLTSPDPLDSLAKKRKLLAASRAVVEVALPDHVSPTKKTSEVPRRDKDGVIRKRKRAESAGSEKPASRGKEVEQPQVASEEELLQSSPLHVDLPPETSTLLRAPVNLQASQVSSVSVQSPTLRSTISTSTSEPAPKSKSKKRRFDPMEIPDIDDGIDEDFQPRTGKAKPKPKAKTKPKETKEKKEKKAPAKKGKKAPSSAEVGEAPENLPATGDSASHDTEQSTVTSNVVEAVEPASTPAPATERTPQLQSLPEPQLPTAPEPALEPITSVPEPKKTKISKQKASSKKKATQQPTKVADKENSKSPSKSPAKSSIKPPNPLAQPSSSTDTAKSPTPPRQPLVRASSNTSISTPQSLSSSSRPMASGGREGTPVDVKFRNPRKDLPSVLAKFGGHKRTGMSKKLKIVSLHSKIGPPAKALPPVPKKPQKKVESEDDDDDDMDGEKKVKPGSKEWLMMED from the exons ATGTCTAG ACGCCGAGAAGCAGCTGAACTGGCTCGTGCACTTCAGCTATCCACCCAACAAGCCCAAACCATCTCAAAAGCATCTCCTCAGTTTTTCAGCTCCAGCGATACCTCGGGAGCTACTCAAGAATCTAAAGAGATGGAGCTTAGGCCTGTAAACCCCACAGAGGATTCTGCTACTCAGCAGGTTTTCCCACTAAGGCCTGATATGTCTGGAGAAATTATGCCTCCTCCCAATCTTGTGCCGGCGACTGTTGAGACTATAGAGGCTGGAACTAGCTCCGGCGCCAAACATTTCA CTTATCCTAGTGAAATTGGGACTTTCACACCCTCGAACGGTAATCCAGACACCTCTATCTTAGTCTCTTGCACGCACAGCAATAATACTCCTACCACCAATACTACTTCATCCAGCAAAACCCTgcctccatcttctcttccacctcACCTCCAGCCAGCCTCCGACGGATCTTACTCCTCACCAGCACCTTTTGCTCCTCATTATGTCCAAGGCTCTTTTTCCAATAACGACTCTCACCCTTCACATGTGAGCAGTACCGAAGTGTCTTCCAATCGACCCCTTTTCTCTCCTACTCAGCTACAGTCAAGCGTTCTTCCTGAATCCAGTGCCGAGCTGCCCACGAAAAAGGTGAAGACATATGGGAAATCTTCTCACGCGGCCCCATTATCTCCTAACAATCGGCTTAATGATGGATTAACAGCTCCTACCGGTATTTCATTATCGTCTCCACACGCTGCACGTCCTCAAGACAAAGGCAAGCCCACCATCTTTTCTTCTGACGGCGAAGATGGAGGGCCATTTGCACGACTTGGTGGAAGTGCGCCTGGTGCATCTGGGTCCGCCGGTTTGCGACGGAGTTCACAAAGTCCTCTAAAGCACGCAAATCTCACTTCACCGGATCCTTTAGATAGTTTGgcaaagaagagaaaaCTTTTGGCTGCCTCTCGAGCTGTAGTTGAGGTTGCTTTACCCGATCACGTGTCGCCTACAAAGAAGACATCTGAGGTCCCTAGAAGGGATAAAGATGGTGTAATtaggaagaggaagagagcCGAGAGTGCTGGCAGCGAGAAACCAGCAAGCAGAGGAAAGGAGGTTGAACAACCACAGGTGGCATCCGAGGAAGAGCTTTTACAATCTAGCCCCCTCCATGTTGACTTACCCCCTGAAACGTCCACTTTACTTCGTGCACCTGTGAACCTGCAAGCCTCTCAGGTCTCATCAGTTTCTGTTCAATCTCCAACCCTCCGCAGCACCATCTCAACTTCTACCTCTGAACCTGCCCCCAAATCAAAATCCAAAAAACGTAGATTTGACCCTATGGAGATCCCTGATATTGATGACGGGATCGACGAGGATTTCCAACCTAGAACGGGGAAGGCCAAGCCAAAGCCAAAGGCCAAAACGAAGCCCAAGGAAAccaaagagaagaaggagaagaaggcaccagcgaagaagggaaagaaggcCCCCAGTTCTGCCGAGGTTGGGGAAGCGCCAGAGAATCTTCCAGCCACCGGCGATTCTGCTTCCCATGATACTGAACAATCGACTGTAACGTCTAATGTGGTGGAGGCTGTCGAGCCAGCTTCAACACCGGCTCCAGCTACAGAGCGGACACCACAGTTACAATCACTTCCGGAGCCACAACTTCCAACAGCCCCCGAGCCCGCTCTAGAACCTATCACGTCAGTTCCGGAACCGAAAAAGACTAAGATATCCAAGCAAAAAGCATCCTCCAAAAAGAAAGCTACCCAACAACCAACCAAAGTGGCGGACAAGGAAAACTCCAAATCCCCAAGTAAATCTCCTGCGAAATCCTCCATTAAACCCCCCAATCCGCTAGCACaaccatcatcatccaccGATACCGCCAAGTCTCCGACTCCCCCACGCCAACCACTGGTTCGCGCTTCCAGCAACACTAGTATTTCTACACCACAATctttgtcttcttcttccagaCCAATGGCATCCGGTGGTAGAGAGGGTACACCGGTAGATGTCAAATTTAGGAATC CTCGTAAAGATCTCCCATCCGTGCTTGCCAAGTTTGGTGGACACAAACGTACTGGTATGTCAAAGAAGCTCAAGATTGTCTCCTTGCACTCCAAGATCGGTCCGCCAGCCAAGGCTTTACCGCCTGTGCCCAAGAAGCCTCAAAAGAAGGTTGAAAgcgaagatgatgatgatgatgatatggatggggagaagaaggttaAGCCAGGGAGTAAGGAGTGGTTGATGATGGAGGATTAG